One part of the Humulus lupulus chromosome 9, drHumLupu1.1, whole genome shotgun sequence genome encodes these proteins:
- the LOC133800492 gene encoding uncharacterized protein LOC133800492, with product MESDQRERHHLTTTSSSSGGGGTSELFICFTSRLSSSSMKISSKSILSPGRARDSATSQISLSSSLSRRLRTSGSLKGAAGAGQASPMFPTGGKKRGSASFENPEPSSPKVTCIGQVRVKTKKQSKKIRNRSKRRSGGGEASFRRAEQSLQEASLSSSSSNHNSSSHQSNLQHQHQHQHQGADQGLPHRNQKWVHLPLTICEALRAFGSEFNCFLPCRSSCTSNNTSHGEHKESSIKEERRARSENVNGGSSCGAAFARWLVSVQDGDHGKRREIELVVGEDDEEQRRMTEMMRGSSQRRQVFEGIEFRDEPKEEQEEEDEDDDEEEEEEEEEEEKGRVSICIPPKNALLLMRCRSDPVKMAALANRFWESPVKKDEGDEDENKVEEEEEHEEQLNCEEDLEGKEVIAVEEVAVESELVIYGDEVCDDDDDDDEEEEEKEEKFVCTDNENPKEEKEEKVDNLEALLHKNEDENNGEVMSSESKALLLEEPEEEPEKDSEKEDVIQLQTDNLAGESTDFNGCSSEIPVVTIVDPEKSEVYDEENAVKPGLEEDQTLEVYEKEEEEQEESSKPEEEEEEKEEELEMKVTEGSTEQEEDDSEPELEPEQAEACEEKTGRDSRENGSGLPDCLLLMMCEPKLSMEVSKETWVCSTDFIRWIPDRRPNPKKVLGPGPGVEEPKKRPSIVVNGPNSGLPPLQPPRSSVSFPVTAAAPQSMASMIEQKLVGSKPYEPFVLTRCKSEPMRSAAATKLAQEACFWKNRKLEPHHPASLGLGAAAGVGF from the coding sequence ATGGAGTCTGATCAAAGAGAGAGACACCATCTCACAACGacgagtagtagtagtggtggtggtggtacgAGCGAGCTTTTCATCTGCTTCACTTCTCGACTCTCATCTTCTTCCATGAAAATCTCTTCAAAGTCCATTCTCAGTCCCGGTCGAGCTAGAGACTCCGCTACCTCTCAAATATCTCTCTCCTCTTCTCTCAGCCGCCGTCTCAGAACCAGTGGAAGTCTCAAGGGCGCCGCCGGTGCTGGCCAAGCCTCTCCGATGTTTCCCACCGGCGGAAAGAAGCGTGGCTCAGCTTCTTTCGAAAACCCAGAACCGTCTTCTCCTAAAGTCACTTGTATCGGTCAAGTTCGGGTGAAGACCAAGAAACAGAGCAAGAAAATAAGGAACAGATCGAAGAGAAGGTCAGGTGGTGGAGAAGCGAGTTTCAGACGAGCAGAGCAAAGCTTACAAGAAGCTTCATTGTCGTCTTCTTCTTCTAATCACAACAGCAGCAGCCATCAGAGTAATCTCCAGCACCAGCACCAGCACCAGCACCAGGGAGCTGATCAAGGGTTACCCCATCGGAACCAGAAATGGGTTCATCTTCCACTGACGATTTGTGAAGCTTTGAGGGCTTTTGGGTCTGAGTTCAACTGTTTCTTGCCGTGTCGATCGTCTTGTACGAGTAATAATACCAGTCATGGTGAACATAAAGAGAGTAGTATTAAAGAAGAGAGGAGAGCTAGATCGGAGAATGTGAATGGAGGTAGTTCTTGTGGAGCGGCTTTTGCTCGGTGGTTGGTTTCGGTACAAGACGGCGACCATGGGAAGAGGAGAGAGATCGAGCTGGTGGTtggagaagatgatgaagaaCAGAGAAGAATGACCGAGATGATGAGAGGTAGTAGCCAGAGAAGGCAAGTTTTTGAGGGGATTGAGTTTAGGGATGAGCCTAAAGAAGAGCAAGAAGAGGAAGacgaagatgatgatgaagaagaagaagaagaagaagaagaagaagaaaagggtcGGGTTAGTATTTGTATTCCGCCTAAGAATGCTTTGTTGCTTATGAGATGTAGATCTGATCCAGTAAAAATGGCTGCTTTGGCTAATCGGTTTTGGGAGTCGCCTGTTAAGAAAGACGAAGGAGATGAAGATGAGAAcaaagtagaagaagaagaagagcacGAGGAACAACTGAATTGTGAAGAAGATTTAGAAGGAAAGGAAGTAATTGCAGTTGAAGAAGTAGCTGTAGAGTCTGAGCTTGTTATCTATGGCGATGAAGtttgtgatgatgatgatgatgatgatgaggaggaggaggagaaggAAGAGAAGTTTGTTTGTACTGATAATGAAAAcccaaaagaagaaaaggaagagaaaGTTGATAACTTGGAGGCATTGTTGCATAAGAATGAAGATGAAAATAATGGAGAAGTAATGAGCTCTGAAAGTAAAGCTTTATTACTAGAAGAACCAGAAGAAGAGCCAGAAAAAGATAGTGAAAAAGAGGACGTAATTCAACTTCAAACAGACAACTTAGCTGGAGAAAGTACCGATTTCAATGGCTGTTCATCCGAAATACCAGTAGTAACAATAGTAGATCCAGAGAAAAGTGAGGTTTACGATGAAGAAAATGCAGTCAAACCAGGACTTGAAGAAGACCAAACCCTAGAAGTATATGAAAAAGAGGAAGAGGAACAAGAAGAATCATCAAaaccagaagaagaagaagaagaaaaagaagaagagcttGAGATGAAAGTCACAGAAGGGTCAACGGAACAAGAAGAAGACGACTCCGAACCCGAACTCGAACCCGAGCAGGCTGAAGCTTGCGAAGAGAAAACGGGTCGGGACTCGAGGGAAAACGGGTCGGGTTTACCGGATTGCCTACTGCTAATGATGTGTGAGCCGAAGCTATCCATGGAGGTGTCCAAGGAGACCTGGGTCTGTAGCACCGACTTCATCCGGTGGATCCCTGACCGGCGACCCAATCCGAAGAAGGTTCTGGGCCCAGGCCCAGGTGTGGAGGAGCCCAAGAAGCGGCCCAGTATCGTCGTGAACGGCCCTAATAGTGGGCTACCACCCTTGCAGCCGCCGAGATCTTCTGTGTCGTTCCCTGTGACGGCGGCGGCGCCGCAATCCATGGCTAGCATGATAGAACAGAAGTTGGTGGGCTCTAAGCCCTACGAGCCATTCGTGCTCACGCGCTGCAAATCGGAGCCGATGAGATCGGCGGCGGCGACTAAGCTCGCGCAGGAGGCTTGTTTTTGGAAGAACAGGAAGCTTGAGCCGCATCATCCGGCTTCGCTTGGGCTTGGCGCGGCGGCTGGGGTTGGGTTTTGA